A window of the Mus musculus strain C57BL/6J chromosome 18, GRCm38.p6 C57BL/6J genome harbors these coding sequences:
- the Mc2r gene encoding adrenocorticotropic hormone receptor yields the protein MKHIINSYEHTNDTARNNSDCPDVVLPEEIFFTISVIGILENLIVLLAVIKNKNLQSPMYFFICSLAISDMLGSLYKILENILIMFRNMGYLKPRGSFESTADDIIDCMFILSLLGSIFSLSVIAADRYITIFHALQYHSIVTMRRTIITLTIIWMFCTGSGITMVIFSHHIPTVLTFTSLFPLMLVFILCLYIHMFLLARSHARKISTLPRTNMKGAMTLTILLGVFIFCWAPFVLHVLLMTFCPNNPYCVCYMSLFQVNGMLIMCNAVIDPFIYAFRSPELRDAFKRMLFCNRY from the coding sequence ATGAAGCATATTATCAATTCGTATGAACACACCAATGACACCGCAAGAAATAACTCCGATTGTCCTGATGTAGTTTTGCCAGAAGAGATATTTTTCACAATCTCTGTCATTGGCATATTGGAGAACTTGATTGTCCTCCTGGCTGtgatcaaaaataaaaatctccagTCCCCCATGTATTTTTTCATCTGCAGTTTGGCCATTTCTGACATGTTGGGCAGTCTGTATAAGATCTTGGAAAACATCCTGATCATGTTCAGAAACATGGGTTATCTTAAGCCTCGTGGCAGTTTTGAAAGCACAGCAGATGACATCATTGACTGCATGTTCATCCTCTCTTTGCTGGGCTCTATCTTCAGCCTGTCTGTCATTGCAGCTGACCGTTACATCACCATCTTCCATGCCCTGCAATACCATAGCATTGTGACCATGCGCCGCACCATCATCACCCTAACAATTATCTGGATGTTCTGCACAGGGAGCGGCATCACCATGGTGATCTTCTCCCACCACATCCCCACAGTGCTCACCTTCACATCGCTGTTCCCTTTGATGCTGGTTTTTATCCTGTGTCTCTACATCCACATGTTCTTACTTGCCCGCTCCCATGCTAGGAAGATCTCTACCCTTCCTAGAACCAACATGAAGGGTGCCATGACACTAACCATCCTTCTTGGAGTCTTCATCTTCTGTTGGGCCCCCTTTGTGCTCCATGTTCTCTTAATGACCTTCTGCCCAAATAACCCTTACTGTGTTTGCTACATGTCTCTCTTCCAGGTCAATGGCATGTTGATCATGTGCAATGCAGTTATTGACCCCTTTATATATGCCTTTCGGAGCCCAGAGCTCAGAGATGCATTCAAAAGGATGCTCTTCTGCAACCGGTATTAG